CTGAAACAAGAAATGTAATAATTACAGTTCCTACAAAATAAGTCAGAATATTGATTTCTAAATGATTTATCATATTGTAAGAACAAGTATTCATCCAGTAGTACATAGGATTTATTTTTAAGTAGGTTAGAACTCTCCATGACTGAACCGACATATTATCCCATGTCATCATATAGATAAGCGGTCCACTAAATGTAAACAATGACATAGCACCTACAACGATTGCCGTATGTTTGAATATTACACATAACATAAGTGTGATTCCGATAAATGCTCCCATAACCATACAATTTAGTCCTGCAATTTTCAGCATTGGAAACAGTTGTATTGGAACATTAAATTTCGCACATTCTATTATAAATGCAATCATAATAAATGAAAAGTATAGAAATATACTGGTAATCGTAATCACAATATATTTCGCAACAAAAAACTTAATTCGGCTTTGTCCGCTTGCAATCGCAATTTTAATTGTTGAATCCGTATATTCTCTTGAAAAGAAAATGACAGAAAATATAAGAACAATCAGCCAGAAAAATACCGTATAAGATGTGGCTGTCCTTATTATTTCTTCAATCATTGGGTGTGCTGTATCGCTATAAGCACGTGCAAGAAATCCAACCGTTTCTCCTATTTTCCATGTTCCGTCTAAACTTGAACTTGATACCACAAATTGTTGCTGACCGCCTATGGAGAAAATTCCAAAGACCGCTAAAATCAAAGCAAAGGTTAAGTATAATGCCTTTGTATGAAATAATTTATAAAATTCTGCTCTTATTTGATTAAACATTTTTTCGTCCCCCTATTAGATTTTCAAAATATGTTTCCAAATTTTCTCCTTGCACAGAAATTTCATCAATAATAACTCCATTACTGGATAGCAATTTAGAAATCATTCTTACATTCTCTAAGCACTCGTATATACGAATAGAATTATCAGGGTAAACGGAGTAATTGTTAATTTTTCCCTTTTGCTCTAATAAAAGAGTGGTTTTTTGGATATTATCTGTCCTTAAACAAATATGGCGTTTACATTCTTCGTTTAATTTTTCAGCAGAAATTTGTTTCAAAAGTTCTCCTTCATGAAGAAATCCATAACAGTCAGCAAGCTGATGTAATTCACTTAATATATGGCTGGATATTAAAATCGTTACCTCTCGTTCTTTTACTAGTTTTTTAAGAAGTTCTCTTAATTCAATAATTCCTGTTGGGTCAAGTCCGTTGACGGGTTCGTCCAAAATTAAAAATTCTGGCTCACCTAATAATGCAACACCTAAAGCAAGCCTTTGTTTCATTCCTAAAGAAAAGTTTGCCACTCTTTTTTTGCCAGCATTGGATAAACCTATCAACTCTAAAGTATCGGCAATACACTTTTTGTTTGGAATCCCACGCTGTATCCTTTGTACTTCCAAATTTTGTGAAGCCGTCATATCCTTGTATAATGCTGGCATTTCAATCGTGCAACCGATTTTTGCCCTTTCATATTGTAGATTATCCGTATGTCCAAACAGGATTATTTCTCCCTCGCTCTTAAAATTAAGTCCCGTTAATAATCGGATTAAAGTTGTTTTTCCTGCCCCATTTTCGCCTACAAGACCGTAGATTTCTCCTTTTGGAATAGTTAAGTTCACATTCTTTAAGGCATAGAAATCTTTATATTTTTTGCTTAGATTTTTTGTTTCGCATATAAATTTTTTCATTCTAAACACTCCTTTCTATGCCACTATATCCGATAAGTCTAAAGAAAATCTAAAGTTATTTAATTTTATAACCGATTCCCCAAATGGTTTGTATATAATCTTCATTTGTAATCGCCTTAATTTTTTTACGAATATGACTGATATGGGTATTTATCGTATCATCATCATAAGCATACGTTTCATTCCAAATGGATTCATATAAATTTTGCTTTGAAAAAATTTTTTGCGGATATTGTAATAATAGTCTTAAAATCTTTAACTCGGTTGATGTAAAAGGTACTAATACTTCTTTTATATAAA
This window of the Mediterraneibacter gnavus ATCC 29149 genome carries:
- a CDS encoding ABC transporter permease — its product is MFNQIRAEFYKLFHTKALYLTFALILAVFGIFSIGGQQQFVVSSSSLDGTWKIGETVGFLARAYSDTAHPMIEEIIRTATSYTVFFWLIVLIFSVIFFSREYTDSTIKIAIASGQSRIKFFVAKYIVITITSIFLYFSFIMIAFIIECAKFNVPIQLFPMLKIAGLNCMVMGAFIGITLMLCVIFKHTAIVVGAMSLFTFSGPLIYMMTWDNMSVQSWRVLTYLKINPMYYWMNTCSYNMINHLEINILTYFVGTVIITFLVSALILRKQEIR
- a CDS encoding ABC transporter ATP-binding protein encodes the protein MKKFICETKNLSKKYKDFYALKNVNLTIPKGEIYGLVGENGAGKTTLIRLLTGLNFKSEGEIILFGHTDNLQYERAKIGCTIEMPALYKDMTASQNLEVQRIQRGIPNKKCIADTLELIGLSNAGKKRVANFSLGMKQRLALGVALLGEPEFLILDEPVNGLDPTGIIELRELLKKLVKEREVTILISSHILSELHQLADCYGFLHEGELLKQISAEKLNEECKRHICLRTDNIQKTTLLLEQKGKINNYSVYPDNSIRIYECLENVRMISKLLSSNGVIIDEISVQGENLETYFENLIGGRKNV